The following proteins are encoded in a genomic region of Arachis ipaensis cultivar K30076 chromosome B02, Araip1.1, whole genome shotgun sequence:
- the LOC107625708 gene encoding TMV resistance protein N-like, with product MSASSESTRWIYDVFLSFRGNDARNPFIFHLYNALTQAAIHVFRDDEELQRGDEISTSLTRAIEASRISLVVLSQNFAASKWCLQELEKIMECHRTIGQRAIPVFYDVDPAELRHQRGTIGSDLQYHMERFSEEKVNVWRSALRDVANLSGFDLQNSRNQAEDINRIVESITALLDNTILFVAQHPVGVESRVQHVINLLNSNRSDNVLILGILGIGGIGKTTIAKAIYNQVHGCFEGYCFLPNIREFWMQSTSQVHLQEQLLSNIFKATKIRIHNIDSGKIILQQRLCGKKLFLILDDVDELDQLNALCGSREWFGPGSRIIITTRNEHLLKVLQVDHISRMSILDHDESIEHFSWHAFKQKCPKREFLELSKKVVAYCGGLPLAHEVIGSLLFDRMEKVWESVLEKLTRIPNHEVQKKLRISFDSLVDDTIKEIFLDIAFFFIGMSRNDVIHILDEYNAEIGIDILIDRSLVTVDNNNKLGMHDLLRDMGREIVREKYPKEPENRSRLWLQKEVIEVLQTHIGTRATEGLVLKLTRTNTICLEAKAFKEMKKLRLLQLVGVQLGRDFEYISRDLRWLYWHGFPLKNIPPNFSQENVVSIELESSCLKLVWKEPQFLEKLKILNLSHSQNLRQTPNFSYLPNLEKLLLKDCSRLSTISDTIGHLKKILVINLEDCISLGNLPRSFYKLKSLTTLIISGCSMIDKLEEDLEQMESLITLIADKTAITQVPFSIVRSKSIGYVSLCGYEGFSRDVFPSLIWSWMSPTNNLSSLVSAPELVSFLDLPKLQYLQVECNSDLQLAEGVTKILEILYATYYNELEAIPTTSQVLNIETSTIIDFRSEFQINGLVKSLLIEVGAKSQVSGILKERILQKLNTNDHDRQSVLPGDNYPDWLTFNSEGSSIHFKVPHINGRDLKTMMLCVVYSSSQDTISSKCLQNVLIINYTKYTIQVYKRDTLASLQNEDWQCIISTLEPGNIVEVLVLVYGFEFVVKNTTIYLIYSESTNEEIEHSNKTGDKDSTYVPEVKNVVASTSAKSRLCGALTLASFLIWKSRRSGKRS from the exons ATGTCTGCTTCTTCCGAGTCCACAAGATGGATCTACGATGTATTCTTGAGCTTCAGGGGCAACGATGCTCGCAACCCATTCATCTTTCATCTCTACAACGCTCTCACCCAAGCCGCGATTCACGTCTTCAGGGACGACGAGGAGCTCCAGAGAGGAGACGAGATCTCCACCTCGCTGACTCGAGCCATCGAAGCTTCTAGAATCTCTCTTGTTGTCTTGTCACAAAACTTTGCGGCTTCCAAATGGTGCCTGCAAGAGTTGGAGAAAATAATGGAGTGCCATAGAACCATAGGCCAGAGGGCTATTCCGGTGTTCTATGATGTAGATCCAGCGGAGTTGCGCCATCAGAGAGGCACCATTGGAAGTGATTTGCAGTATCACATGGAAAGGTTCTCAGAGGAAAAAGTCAACGTCTGGAGGTCGGCGCTCCGGGACGTTGCTAACCTTTCAGGATTCGATTTGCAAAATTCCAG GAATCAAGCTGAGGATATCAATAGGATTGTAGAAAGTATCACTGCTTTGCTAGACAATACAATCTTGTTTGTTGCTCAACATCCTGTTGGAGTAGAGTCTCGTGTACAACATGTGATCAATCTGTTAAACTCCAACAGATCCGATAATGTTTTGATATTaggaatattgggaattggggGAATTGGAAAAACAACTATTGCCAAAGCCATTTACAATCAAGTTCATGGTTGTTTTGAGGGTTATTGCTTCCTTCCAAATATAAGAGAATTTTGGATGCAGAGTACTAGCCAAGTTCATTTGCAAGAACAGCTTCTTTCAAACATCTTCAAAGCTACAAAGATAAGGATACATAACATCGACTCTGGAAAAATTATATTACAACAAAGACTTTGTGGGAAAAAGTTGTTTCTTATCCTTGATGATGTTGATGAATTAGACCAACTAAATGCATTGTGTGGAAGTCGAGAATGGTTTGGTCCAGGTAGTAGAATAATCATCACAACAAGAAATGAACATCTTCTTAAAGTTCTTCAAGTTGATCACATTTCTAGGATGTCAATATTGGACCATGATGAATCTATTGAGCATTTTAGTTGGCATGCATTTAAGCAAAAATGTCCCAAGAGAGAATTTCTTGAACTTTCTAAGAAGGTAGTTGCCTATTGTGGGGGATTGCCACTAGCTCATGAGGTTATTGGGTCTTTGTTGTTTGATAGGATGGAAAAAGTGTGGGAAAGTGTATTGGAGAAACTCACAAGAATTCCTAACCATGAAGTGCAAAAGAAGCTAAGAATaagttttgatagtttagttgATGATACAATCAAAGAAATTTTCCTTGACATAGCATTTTTCTTTATTGGGATGAGTCGAAATGATGTGATACACATTTTAGATGAATACAATGCTGAAATTGGAATAGACATCCTTATAGATCGAAGTCTTGTGACTGTTGACAACAATAACAAGCTTGGAATGCATGATTTGCTGCGAGATATGGGAAGAGAAATTGTTCGCGAGAAATATCCCAAAGAGCCAGAAAACCGTAGCAGGTTATGGTTACAAAAGGAAGTGATTGAAGTGCTACAAACACATATT GGGACAAGAGCAACTGAGGGACTAGTCTTGAAGTTGACAAGAACCAATACAATTTGTTTGGAGGCTAAAGCATTTAAAGAGATGAAAAAACTCAGATTGCTTCAACTTGTTGGTGTACAACTTGGCAGAGATTTTGAATATATCTCAAGAGATTTGAGATGGCTTTATTGGCATGGATTTCCTTTGAAAAACATACCACCAAACTTTTCTCAGGAAAATGTAGTTTCCATTGAGTTAGAATCCAGTTGTCTCAAATTAGTGTGGAAGGAACCGCAG tttctgGAGAAGTTGAAAATTCTGAATCTCAGTCATTCCCAAAACCTGAGACAAACCCCAAACTTTTCATACTTGCCAAATCTTGAAAAGCTGCTACTCAAAGATTGTTCAAGGTTGTCTACAATTTCAGACACGATAGGACATCTGAAAAAGATTCTTGTAATAAATTTAGAAGACTGCATTAGCCTTGGCAACCTGCCAAGAAGCTTTTATAAGTTGAAATCTCTGACCACTCTCATCATTTCCGGATGCTCAATGATTGACAAATTGGAAGAGGACTTGGAACAAATGGAGTCATTAATAACTTTAATTGCAGATAAGACTGCAATAACACAAGTGCCATTTTCAATAGTAAGATCAAAAAGCATTGGATATGTTTCTCTGTGTGGTTATGAAGGATTCTCACGTGATGTGTTTCCCTCTCTCATTTGGTCATGGATGTCACCAACAAATAATCTTTCATCTCTAGTTTCTGCCCCAGAACTTGTTTCCTTCTTAGATTTACCAAAGCTTCAATATCTTCAAGTAGAGTGCAACTCAGATCTTCAATTAGCTGAAGGTGTAACAAAAATTTTGGAAATATTGTATGCCACATACTACAATGAATTAGAAGCAATTCCAACAACATCACAAGTCTTGAATATTGAAACTTCAACAATAATTGATTTTCGCAGTGAATTTCAAATTAATGGATTAGTGAAGTCTCTTTTAATTGAAGTGGGAGCGAAGAGCCAAGTCAGTGGTATTCTTAAGGAAAGAATCTTACAG AAATTAAATACGAATGACCATGATCGTCAATCTGTGCTGCCCGGTGACAATTATCCTGATTGGTTGACCTTCAATAGCGAAGGTTCATCCATACACTTTAAAGTTCCTCACATTAACGGGCGTGACTTGAAGACAATGATGTTATGCGTTGTTTATTCTTCTTCCCAAGACACAATCTCATCAAAATGTCTTCAAAATGTGTTAATCATAAATTACACAAAGTATACCATTCAGGTCTATAAACGTGACACATTAGCCTCTCTTCAAAATGAGGACTGGCAATGCATAATTTCAACTTTGGAACCTGGAAACATTGTGGaggttcttgttcttgtttatgGCTTTGAATTTGTTGTGAAGAACACAACAATTTATCTCATATATAGTGAATCAACTAATGAGGAAATTGAGCATAGCAACAAAACAG GAGATAAGGATTCAACTTATGTGCCAGAAGTTAAGAATGTTGTTGCTTCGACTAGTGCTAAATCT AGATTGTGTGGAGCCTTGACTCTTGCTTCCTTTCTGATCTGGAAAAGTCGGCGATCTGGCAAACGAAGTTAA